The Salvelinus namaycush isolate Seneca unplaced genomic scaffold, SaNama_1.0 Scaffold743, whole genome shotgun sequence genome contains a region encoding:
- the LOC120042688 gene encoding protein transport protein Sec16A-like, with translation MMSITKPEHSDANPQFQTGSRPVAEPETPAVHNNSGGWLSWVFGSGRANKKEVHLPEDKDRSIVWDPTLHRWVNKTEPKAENKCVPPPPPMGTYGYQGNTGSVPKGVNPYSMKAAGLWGSRYPTMNYNDRTNSKPPSHGPGLLPRQLSGLLPPSHFDLMAPMVVPPDTLPY, from the exons ATGATGTCCATCACCAAGCCGGAACACTCCGATGCCAACCCTCAGTTCCAGACTGGCAGCCGGCCGGTGGCTGAGCCCGAGACCCCTGCTGTTCACAATAACAGTGGAGGCTGGCTCAGCTGGGTCTTTGGGAGTGGAAGAGCTAATAAGAAGGAGGTTCATCTACCTGAGGACAAAGACAGATCT ATTGTCTGGGATCCAACTCTGCACAGATGGGTTAACAAAACTGAGCCCAAGGCTGAG AACAAGTgtgtaccaccacctccaccgatGGGGACATATGGATATCAGGGGAACACTGGCAGTGTCCCCAAAGGAGTGAATCCTTACTCTATGAAAGCAG caggtctatggggcAGCAGATACCCTACAATGAATTACAATGATAGGACCAACTCAAAGCCTCCAAGCCATGGGCCTGGACTGCTTCCTAGACAGCTCTCTGGCTTGCTCCCTCCTTCACACTTTGACCTCATGGCACCAATGGTTGTGCCACCTGACACTCTACCCTACTGA